The Sphaerospermopsis torques-reginae ITEP-024 genome has a window encoding:
- a CDS encoding type II toxin-antitoxin system ParD family antitoxin, whose amino-acid sequence MQITIKPDQEKYILEKLQVGKYKNVDELLSAAFQLLEQHDEKEKQLSELRRKIAEGTKQVRQGEVIEGELVFQQLREKLNSVELI is encoded by the coding sequence ATGCAAATTACAATTAAGCCAGATCAAGAAAAATACATTCTTGAAAAATTACAAGTAGGTAAGTATAAAAATGTTGATGAGTTATTATCCGCAGCTTTTCAACTTTTAGAACAACATGATGAAAAAGAAAAGCAACTTAGTGAATTAAGACGAAAAATTGCTGAAGGAACAAAACAAGTTCGTCAAGGTGAAGTAATTGAAGGTGAATTAGTTTTTCAACAATTACGAGAAAAGTTAAATTCTGTGGAGTTAATATAA
- a CDS encoding type II toxin-antitoxin system HicB family antitoxin has translation MQNSISNHLTIEIEQEEDGRWIAEILEIPGVLAYGSTQQQAISNVQASVLRVIADKIKNSEMYWVK, from the coding sequence ATGCAGAACTCAATATCTAATCACTTAACTATTGAAATTGAACAAGAAGAAGATGGACGTTGGATAGCAGAAATTTTAGAAATTCCTGGTGTTTTAGCTTATGGTTCAACTCAACAACAAGCAATATCTAATGTACAAGCATCAGTTTTGCGAGTAATTGCTGATAAAATTAAAAATTCAGAAATGTACTGGGTGAAATAA